The nucleotide window TGATGCGCCGCCGCGCTGCGCCTATGCTGATCGAAAATCACGATCGAGGAAAACCCGAATGGAGCGAGTGACGCTTTATCACAACCCCGGCTGAGGGAACTCACGCGGCGCGCTGGAACTGCTCAGCGAGCGAGGTGTCGAGTTCGACACGGTCGAATATCTGAAGCATCCGCCGACCCGCGACGCGCTCGAGCGGATCGCCTCGATGCTCGAGGAGCCAGCGTCCGAGCTGGTTCGCAAGGACAAGCGGTTCAAGGAACTGGGGCTGAATCCGGACGACTACACCGACAAGAAAACGGTGATCGATTTACTGCTGAAGCATCCGGAGTTGATGCAGCGGCCGATCGTGATTCGCGGCAAGCGCGCGGTCATCGCGCGGCCGCCGGAAAAGCTCGCCGCTCTGCTCTGATGTGATTCGAGAAAAGCGCCGCGTCGTGGGAATCGGCGCGGCGTGAATCGATCGAAGCGATCGCTCAGGCGCTCTTTTTGACTTTGCCACTCCGGATGCATCGCGTGCAGACCAGGATCCGGCGCACGTTGCCGCCGATATCCGCACGCACTTCCTGCAGGTTGGGATTCCATCGCCGCTTGGTCTTGTTGTTGGCGTGGCTGACGTTGTTGCCGACGGACGGATGCTTCTTGCAATAGGCGCAATGTCTCATGACTACTTCCGAGGGGTTCAGGCTAGCTAGACAGCTTAGCCCGCCCACGCTCGATGTGGAAGAGGTGGGAGCGCCTTTTCGGGACATCGAGCGCCGGACCAATCATGTCGGTGAACGTGGACATGACGGCCTCAACCGCATCACCAGTCCGAGGACTTGTTGCAAAATCTGTGACGACGACGATTGTCCGCAGAGAGTCTGAAATTCGGTGAAGCCAGCGCCCAGAAGAGGTTTGAGAATATTTTCTTCCGCTCTCTTTTTCTTCAGATCGCAATATCCGAGCTTCACCATATCAGCGATGTGCGATATTTTCTGGCGAGTTGAATTCCCCAATCGCTGTCGAGCATTAGCGATGACTTCCTCCCCGTCGGGGCCAGAGCCAGAAAAAACGGCTACGCATTCAGCCGCGAGCATCTTTGTTATTTTTTTAAGTCAGGCGGTTCTGTCTGAAGATTCATTGGCGCGCCGAACGTAAGCATCCGATCTGCGGCCACGATAACGCTCTTGCCGTCCTCACAGATGGCACCCACTCCGACAGTCATTTCCGCACGGTCCCCCACCTTACGACATTTGGAGCAGACTATATACTCCAGTTGGCACGCACGGTCTATGCGACAGAATAAGGCGATGGTGTCTTAATTTCCCGGCTTCAGTGTCTTAATTCAGCCAGTACCAAATGCCTATCGGCTGTTGAGTCGGGCGGGCCAATTCTGTAAGTTTAGGGGCTCGACCCGAGGTCTGTCTTCCCATGAATACCGTTATCCAGAAGCTCGAAGAGCGGGGCCTGCGCAGCGACCTGCCTGTATTCCGCGTCGGCGACGGCCTGCGCGTTCACGTCAAGGTCGTCGAGGGCGAAAAGGAACGCATCCAGTCCTTCGAAGGCATCGTGATCAAGATCAATCGCGGCGGGAATCGCGCGACGTTTACCGTCAGAAAAGTATCGTACGGCGTCGGCGTCGAGCGAATCTTTCCGATGCATTCGCCGCGAATCGAAAAGTTGCAGGTGCTGACCCGCAATCGCGTGCGGCGCGCGCGTCTCTACTACCTGCGCAATCTGTCCGGTAAGGCCGCCCGTCTCGACGCGATCTGATCGCACCGCTGCTACTTTGAGATCGTGCGCGCCCCGGCCGGCGCCGCACCGAAGCCGGTCATCCTGACTTCGCCCTCGAGGTAGGCGCCCTCGCGAATCGTGAGGTTGCGAGCTTCTATATTGCCGAACATCTTGGCTCTGGGCCCGAGCACCAGCCGCTCGCATCCGGTGATATCGCCGCGCAATTCGCCCATCACCAGCAGCCGCGGCGCGCAGATTTTGCCCTCGACCGTCGCGTCTTCCGCGATTACCAGCAGCTCGGCCGAGCGAACTTCGCCCTTGAAGCGGCCCTCGATTCGCATCGGTCCATCGAAAATCAATTTGCCCGATACATTTACGTTGCGGCCGACCGCCACGCGGGTTGGCTCTTCCGCCCACGCGGTCCCGGGGTCGTTCGGTATCAGCTTCGAGTACGCCGAGTTGTCCGCGTTCGCGCCCGGGCGTCCTTCGCGCCGCCATTGCTCATGTTGATTCAGTTCTGTCGCCATTGGTGATCAAGGTGCGGGGAAAACGTGACACGCGACCGCGTGACCGCTCCGGCCGCTCTCCAATAGTGGCTCATGGGTTATACAAACATCTTTCGCATACGGGCATCGAGGATGGAAGGCGCATCCCGACGGCGGATTAAGCGGGCTCGGCACTTCGCCCGGCAGCTTGATTCGCTCGGGCTTTTTCGCCGCGTCGATCGTGGGGATCGCCGACAGCAGCGCGCGCGTATAAGGATGCCGCGGGTTTAGATAAATTTCGTCGCGCGAGGCAAGCTCGACAATCTTGCCGAGGTACATGATCGCGACCCGATTGCTGATGTGCTCGACCACGCGCAAATCGTGCGCGATAAACAGGTACGTCAGTTTCAGCCTCTCCTGCAGGTCCTGCAGCAGGTTGATGATCTGCGCCTGAATCGAAACGTCGAGCGCGGAGACCGGTTCGTCGAGCACCAGGAAGCGCGGATTGACCGCGAGCGCGCGCGCGATTCCGATTCGCTGGCGCTGGCCGCCGGAAAATTCGTGCGGATATCGATCCATCGAGTCCGCGCCCATCCCGACCATCTGCAGCAACTCGACGATGCGCTCCTCCTTCTGCTTGCCGCGCGCGAGTTTGTGGATTTCCAGTCCTTCGCCGACGATCGATCGCACGCGCATCCGCGGATTCAGCGACGCGTATGGATCCTGAAATACGAGTTGCATCTCGCGCCTGAGCGCGCGCAGATCGGAGCGGCCGATCGTCGATAGATCGCGGCCGTCGAAGTGCACGGCGCCTTCGGTCGGATCGAGCAGTTTCAGAATCAGGCGGCCCAGCGTCGATTTGCCCGATCCCGATTCTCCGACCAGGCCGAGCGTCTCGCCCGCAAAAATTTCGAGACTGACGTTGCTGACCGCTTTCACTGAAAGGCGCTTGCCGCCGAACACCGCGGTCGAGCCGGCCGGGAATTCCTTGCTGAGATTCTGGATGCGCACCAGCGGCGCGCCCGTCGCCGCGGCGTTGACGACGATCGATGAAGAATCAGACGCGGATGCAGGCGACATAGTGATCGGGGACCTTCGCTTCGAGCGGCGGATCGACTTCGGCACAATTCGGAATCGCGCGCGGGCATCGCGGATGAAACCTGCATCCCGCGGGCGGATACATCGCGCTCGGAATCGATCCGGGAATCGCCTGCAGGCGATGATGTCGCGTCCCGTCAATTCCGGGAATCGATTCGAGGAGTCCGCGCGTGTACGGATTCAGCGGATTTTTGAACAACTCGACGCTCGACGCCTGCTCCATCACGCGCGCCGCGTAGAGGATGGTCACGTCGTCGGCATACTCGGCGACGATTCCGAGATCGTGCGTCACGAGGATCACGGCGAGACCGAGGCGCGACTGCAACTCGCGAATCAAATCGAGAATCTGCGCCTGGATCGTGACGTCGAGCGCGGTGGTCGGTTCATCGGCGATCAACACTTTGGGATTGCACGACAGCGCCATCGCGATCATCACCCGCTGGCGCATCCCGCCGGACAACTGATGCGGATAGTCATTGACCCGGCGTTCCGGATCCGCGATTCCGACCATCCGGAGCGCCTCGATGGTGCGGTTGCGCGTTTCCGCGCGCGAGGTGCGCTGATGCAAGCGAATCGCCTCGCCGATCTGGCTGCCGATCGTGAAGACCGGGTTGAGCGAGGTCATCGGCTCCTGGAAAATCATCGCGATTTGCGCGCCGCGGATATGCCGCATCTCGGGCTCGCTGAGTTTCAGCAGATCGCGGCCGTTGAAGACGATCTCGCCGCCGACTATTCGCGCGGATTCGGGGAGGAGCCGCATGATCGAGAGCACGCTCGCAGTCTTGCCCGAGCCCGACTCGCCTACCACGCCCATCAGCTTGCCCGGCGCGACCGAAAAGCTCACGCCATCGACGGCGCGAACTTCGCCCGCCTCGGTAAAGAACGAGGTCCGCAGCGATTTCACTTCCAGCAGAGGTTGCACGTTGAACTGTCAGAATAGCATCGGCTCGCCGCAGCCTTCTACACGACCACAGAAAAGGAACTAGCCGGAGGTTGCGGGATCGAGGCGATCGCGCAGATGGTCGCCGAGAAAATTGAACGACATCACGGCGAGAAAAATGAAAATGCCGGGAATCAGAATCCACGGATAGCGCGCGAGATTCTGCACGTCCTGCGCCTGCGCCAGCAGATTTCCCCAGCTCGCCGCCGGCTCCTGGATTCCAAGGCCGAGCAGCGACAACGCGCTCTCGCCGAGGATGAAGCCGGGAACAGACAGCGTCGCGGCGACGATCGCATAGCCGAGCACCGACGGGACGATATGGCGCGTTATGATCCGCCAGCGCGAAGCGCCGAGCGCGCGCGCTGCCTCTACGTAAGGGCGCGAGCGCACCGACGACGCCATCCCGCGGATGATGCGGGCGAAGCCGGCCCAACTGATGAAGCTCATGATCGCGACGATCAGGAAAAACGTCGTGACCGTGCTGAGGCCTGACGGAATCACGGCCGCGAGCGCGAGCAGAAAGTAGAACGACGGCAGCGACATCTCGATCTCGGACCATCGCATGATCAGGTTATCGACGATGCCGCCGACATAGCCCGACAGCGCGCCGATCGAGATTCCCAGCGAAAAGCTGATCAGCACGCCAAGCAGGCCGACGCACATGCTGACGCGCGCGCCGTACACGATTCGCGAATAGAGATCGCGCCCGAGGCCGTCGCTGCCGAGCATGAAGTACGGCTCGGTTTCCGAATCGGTGGTGAAGAGATGCCCGCCGCTGAAGAAGTGGATATATAGCCGGCGCGATTCATCTTCGGCATATTTGCGCTCGACGGGATCTTTCATGCTCATCGGATGCGTCCACAGCAGGCCGCGCGACCATTCTGACGGCGCGCTAAGATGCACGCGCATCGGCGGGCAATCAGGCATCGAGCGATTCTGCGCGGTCGGATCGTACGGAGCGAAAAACGGCGACGCCGCGGCGAGCAAGTAAAAGAACACGAGGCAGATCGCTGAGAATCGCACGGTGCGCGACGCGACGCGCCATTCGCGCGCGACGCCCGACGCGCGCACCGTCGGGATTGCCGCGCCCTGCAGGCGCATCGCGATGACGTTTTCATCGCTCATTCGGCCGCCACCGACGAAAAATCGACGCGCGGATCGACTGCCACCAGCGCGATATCCGCCAGCAGATTGCCGACCAGCAGCAGCACCGTGCCCATCAGCACTGAGCCCATTACCAGGTAAATATCGAGCGAGCGAACCGCGTCGAGCAAGAGCAATCCAAGTCCCTGCAGATTCATCACCGCTTCGACCAGCGCGGCGCCGCCGAGCAGATCGCCCAGCGAGTAGCCCGCCATCGTGATGAACGGATTGAGCGCGTTGCGGAGCACGTGCTTGTAAATCACGACGCGCTCGGAAAGTCCTTTGGCGCGCGCGGTGCGGACAAATTCGGAATTTTTGATTTCGAGAATCTGCGAACGCATCAAACGCATCAGGCCCGCAGTGCCGGAAATGCCGAGCACGAACACCGGTAGAATCAGATGGTTGATGCGATCGGCGATTTTGCTCATCGGATCGAGCGTCGCGTAATCGACCGAGAAAGTGCCGCCGATCGGGAACCATCCGGTCTTGAGCGCGAAGTACATCATCAGAAACGCGAGAAAAAAACTCGGCACCGACATCCCGAAGAATGCGAGGAACGAAAGCACGCGATCCCAGATCGAATTTTGATTCACCGCGACGATGATCCCGATTGGAATCGCGATCGCCCACGAGAACAGCATACTCGACGCCGACAAGATGATCGTGTTGAACGCGCGCGATTCGATAAGACTGGTGACGCTGACCCGGTAGCTAAGCGAAATTCCAAAGTTCAGATGGAGCACGCCCCACAGCCACTTCGCGTAGCGCACAATCAGTGGCTGATCGAGGCCGAACTGCGCCTGCAATTGCTTGATCACCTCGGGCGTGATCGTCGGATTCATCTTGAGGTTGGAGAGGAAGTCGCCGGGCACCAGCGACATCGCGAGAAATGAGATGAACGTGATCCCGAGAATCAGCGGGATCATGTTGAGCAGGCGGCGCAGCAGGAATTGGGTCATGGTCGCGGACTGGAAGAGCCTGATAGTTCGACGTGCGCCGGCGGCGGAAAGTTCAATCGGGCTTGAACTGAATCCACTCGGGTTTGTAGAGGCCCCAGACTTTCGGCTGATAATTTTCGAGCGAGTTCTTCCATGACGCGAAGCGCTTTTGCCGCACGGTCTCGATTATCGGCAACTGGTCGTGCAGGATCTGCTGGATTTTCCAGTAGTACGGCGGGCGCTTCGCGGTATCCATCTCGGATGCGCCCTGGTCCAGCAGCGTGTCGATTTCCGCTTCCCACACTGTCGCGGGCGTCGGCTGATTGGGATTCCACAGATGAAGATTGCCCGACGATCGATAGAAATTCGAGCCGTCATTGGGCTCGATCGTGCCGGTAAATCCCATCAGCAGGCAGTCCCAGTCGAACGACGAATCGATCTTATCCACCAAAGTGGTGAACTCGAGCGGACGATAATTGATCTTGATGCCGAGCTTTTCGAGGTCCTGCTTGAAGATCGCGCACATCTGATCGCGCTCGGGCACGCCGGTGTTGGTGGTGAGATCGAACTCGAGGCGATTGCCCTTGGGATCGGTGCGCACGCCCGGCTTGCTCAGATGATAGCCTGCCGCTTCAAGCAAATCGGCGGCGAGTTTCGGATCGTAGTCGTAGTCCTTCAGTTCGGGATTGTGAAAAATTTTGTTCTCGGGCGAGATGTCCGCGACGGCCGGCACCGCGAGCCCGTGATACACGAGGCTGATGATCGATTTCTTGTCGACCAGGTGCGCCATCGCGGTGACGAACTTGAGATCGGTGAACCAGTTGAGCTTGGGATTGGTCACGCCATTTTTGACGTAGTGGCGCGGATTGCGATTGAAGGTGAAGAACATCGTGCCGGTATCGACCCCGATTTCCTGGACCGCGATATCGAGTTCCTTGCGCTCGGCCTTTTGCCTGAGATCGAGCACCTCCTCGGCGCGCGGCCCGTACACGTCGATTTGCCCCGACAGGTAGCGCAGATACGCGGCGTTCTGATCCTGCACGACGCTGTACGCCTGTCCGTGGAGGCGCGGCAGTTGTCCGCGTTGCTCGTCCTTCATCCAGTAATCGTTGTTGCGCTCGTATTGCACGACCTGGCTTTGCACGTAGCGCGTCATGCGGAACGGGCCGTTGCCGACGAGCTTGCCGGGCGGCGTATCGATTCCCCATGAGCGGTTGAAGTTGCCCGCCTTCCACACCGGCTCGAGGATGTGCGCGGGAATCACCGGAATTCCGATTGAATAGAGCAGCGGCGCGAATGGTTTCGGCAGGTGCATCACGATCGTGTAGTCGTCGGGCGTCTCCGAAACGATCGGCTTGTGATCGACGAGAACGCTCGGCCGGATACTGTTGGGGACCTTGGGATCGTAGATCACGTTCATCGTAAACAGTACGTCGTGCGAGGTAACGGGCTGGCCGTCGAACCATTTCGCGTCGTGGCGCAGATGAAACGTGATCGTCTTATTGTCGGGTGCTATTTCCCATTTTTCTGCGAGCCCCGCCTCCGGCAGCAGCGTGACCGGATTGACGCGGATCAGGCTTTCGAGAAGTTCGCCGGTGAGCGTCCCGGACGTCGCATCGGTGATCAAAATCGGATTGAAGGTGCGCGGATCGCTGCCGGTCGCTCGGTAGAGAATTTGCTGCTTCGAGTGATCGGCTGCCGGGCGATTGACGCGGCATCCGGCGATCGACATTGCGGCGACGAGCGCGATCGTAGAAGTAAGTCCCGGGCGGCGTCTCATCGATAAGTTCAGCTCTCGTTTTCGGCCGGCAAGGACGGGTCCATGCTGAGGTTCATCAGAGTGGCGCCCGGAACCGGCGTCAGGACGAACGCGGATTCGGGCACGCTGCCATTGACGATCGGGCGGAGGTAGCGCAGCCTCAGATGGCTCCGCGCCGACGGAAAGTCCGCATCGACGACGTACGGAAACATCACGCCGCCGATATCGTGATAGTCGCTGTACCGTACTTCGTAGCGCACCTGGCCGCCACTCTCGGTATCGCGCACCATCGCGAGGTTGCCGCCGCTGAAGCCGAGTTGCCTAACGCCGGTTGTGGAGTTGCCGTAAGCCGCCAGCGTCATTCCATTTTCATTCGACACCGAATCGGCAGTTTTGGAAATGCCGAATTCGCGCGGCGCCAGCCCCATCAGGAGGCCGACGGCGTCGGCTGGATCCATCGGGATTCGCGCAAAGCGGTAAAGCGTCTCGGCGTTCGCGGCGCCGCGCATGAAGCGATTTTCACCCGGCTCGTAGATCGCGAGGTCCGGGCCCTGCGCCGCGAGCAATAGTGCGACGCCGAATGGCGACATCGCCTCGACGCGCAGATTATCCGGCCGCTTCACGACGAGCTGTTCCTTGGCCTTCACCGTTTTCTGATCGCTACCGGTGTATTCCATGATCGCTTGCGTCTGCATCGTATCGAGCGATTTCTCGCGCTGAGTAAGCGCGGCGGTCAGCTTTTCGACCTGGAACTTTTGCGCATCGAAGCCGACAATTGGCGATTCAGGTTCCGGGCCCGCGGGGTAGGTGAAGTATAAACAGGCTGAAAGCGGCAGCACCGAGGCCATCAGCAGCGCCGCGAGGATCCTGATGCCGCGTATCCGAATTGCCGGGCGCTCAATGGCCGGCGCTGGCGGCATTCTGCAGGACCTGGAGCTTATCCTTGAGCCGCGACACTTGCTCAGTCTCCTGCGCTTTCTTGAGCGCGTCGGCATACTGATGGGTGGCTTCTTTGGACTTGCCCATCTTGCTGTATGCGTCGCCAAGGTGCTCGGTGATCGTCGGGTCGTTGCCGGTTAGATTGACTGCGCGCTCCAACTCTTCGACGGCTTTCTTGTAGTCGCCTCTTTGATAGTACACCCAGCCGAGGCTATCGACGTAGAAGCCGTCCTCCGGCTCGATCACGAGCGCGCGCCGAATCAGCTTTTCAGCCTCGTCGAGATTGGTGCCTTGTTCCGCGTAGGTGTAGCCGAGGTAGTTGAGCGCCTGCGCGTTCGACGGGTTCAGCTCAATTGCCTTTTTCATTTCGACCACGGCGTCCGATTGCTGCTTGTTCTGATCGAGCAACGCGCCGAGCGTGAAATGAAACTTATCGCTCTTGGGATCGACCCTGACCATCTTGCGCCCGAGATCGATCGCGGTCGGGTATTCCTTCTTTTCCTGATAAACGCCCACCATGAAGCCCATGATTTCGGTGTTGTCGGGCTTCTTGGTCAGCGCCTCCTTCAGCGCGGCAATCGCGGCGTCGTACTTGTTGTCCTTGTCGTACAAGTAGGCGAGTTGCAAGCGCGATTCGACGTAGTGATCGCTCTCGGCGGGAATCTTCGAGAATTCCTCGATCGCCTTGGCGTTCTCGTTAAGCTCGGTGTAAACGGTGCCGAGATAATAGTGAACGCGATAGTTGTTCGGCTCGGAGCCGAGCACCAGGTTGAATTCGGTGGCGGCCTCGTCGAAGTCGCCGCGCTCGAAATAGAGGAGCCCAATCTTGGTGCGGGTATCGGCGGGATTGGTCTCGACTTCCTCGAGCCGTTTCAGCTCGTCAAGCGCTTCCTCGTATTTCTTTTCGCCGACGTAAATTTCGGCCAGCCGTTTGCGAACCAGCTCGTTGTTCGGGTTGACCTGCTTGATCTTGTCGTAATAAACGATCGCATCTTTCGGCCGCGCCTGGCGCTCGCGCAGCAAGGCGAAATCGAGCAGCACCAGCTCCGATTGCGGATTCAGGTCGAGCGCTTTCTGAAAATACTTTTCGGCCTCGGGATAATTCTTCGCGGCCACCATCACTTTGCCCGCGTAGTAGTAACCGAGGAAGGAATTGGGATCGAGCGTGATCAGCTTCTGAAATGTTTTCTGCGCCGCGTCGTAATCGCCGCGCTTGGCATACAGCGTGCCGAGATAAAGGTACGCCTCCTGATTCTTGGGATTGAGGCGCAGTACTTCGCTGTAGTCTTTTTCCGCGGTCTTATCGTCGCCCAACGCCGAGCTGATGCCCGCCGCCAGCAGGCGCGCGTCGGCGGAATCAGGAGTGATCGTGAGCGCCTGATTCACCAAATCCAGCGCTTCCTTCAGGCGTCCGTCGCGGACATACAGCGTCGCGAGGCGGACCTTCAAGGCGGCGTTGCCCGGATCGTATTGCACCGCCTCCGCGTAGTCCTTCAGCGCCTCTTCGCGATCGCCGTCGCCCATCGCGACTTCCGCCTTGAGGAACGCGCTCATCGCGCGCGCGTCGGACGGCACTTCGACCGCCGGCGCATCGCCGAACGGATTGGCGCTGCCCACGCTGACGGTGCGGACCGGCTCGGGCCGCGAGAGCGGCATACTCGCGCATCCGAGGAACGCAAGCGACGCGCCCGCCAACGCGACCATCGCGCCTGTGCTGGAGAATTTCATCGGTAAATGGAAATCCCGGGAAAACTTCCTGACAACTGCTAACATCACACTTTTTGATCGTCAACGCGAAGCGTCCGCATCATCAGGAAACGGAACCGCGCGCGTCACCCTCATTATATGTTTTCTGCGAGTAGATGCGACCATCCCGCGAGTGCCGATTTCGATTTTAATCTGCTTGCCATCGACGACTGCCTCCGCTAGCAGAATGGTGGCCTACCGACAGTACCACTTGCAGCGGGCTTTGAGTTTCAATTGCCGCCCATCGCCAACAACCTGCCTTCGACTGCTCCGCCGCTCGATTTTGCTCTGAACGCGCGCCGCGATGCGCGCCGACTCGGCCTGCTCCCGCTGGTCTGCGTGATGTACCTGGTCGTGAGCGGCGGCGCCTATGGCCTCGAAGATGCGGTCCACCTCGCGGGACCGCGCCTCACGCTCCTGCTTTGCCTGATCGTGCCATTGACGCTCAGCATTCCGACCGCGCTGATGGCCGCGGAACTCACCGCGCTGATGCCGGTCGAGGGCGGCTTTTATTTCTGGGTGAAGGCCGGGATGGGTCCGTTCGCCGGCTTTGCCGAGGCCTACCTCACGATCCTCTACACCGCGATGGACATGGCGATCTATCCGGTGCTGTTCGCCGGGTATCTATCGTTCATAGTGCCGCTGGGACCGCTCGCGCAGATCGCAATCGGCATCGTGCTGGTATGGCTATCTGGTCTGATGAATTTTCTCGGAGTACGGCCCGTCGGCTTCGCTTCGATCGCGCTCGCGGGCGTGTTGATCGCGCCGTTCTTCGCACTGGTGGTACTCGGGATGCCCGAGCTGATTCATTTCAGGATGCCGGCGATTCCGCTCTTCGGCGCCGACGCATGGGGCGCGCTTGGCGCAGGCCTGACCGTGGTGATCTGGAATTTCAGCGGATGGGAGAACCTGAGCGTGGTGTCCGGCGAAATCGAGAATCCGCGCCGCAACTATCTGCGCGCGATCATGATCGCGCTCCCCGTCATCGTTGCCGGTTACGTGCTCCCGCTCGCGATTTCGATTTCCGGCGCGGCCAGCGTCGCCGATTGGGGCACCGGATCGTTTTCCCACGTCGGCTATCGAATCGGCGGCACGATTCTCGGCGGTGCGCTCGCGATCGGCGGCGCAGTGATGTCGTTCGCGGTGTTCGCAGCGGCGATGCTCTGGGTGTCGCGGATGCCTTACGTGCTCGCGCGCGAGCGCTACCTGCCGAAATCGCTCACCGAAATTTGGGCATCGACGGTCACGCCGGGAAAATCGATCCTGCTGTGCTGCGTGGTCTTCACGATGCTGGTGCCGGTGGGTTTCGTCGCGCTGGTCGTGCTCGACGTTTTCTTCTACATGGCGGCGCTGGCGCTCGAGATGGCGGCGCTGATTAGGCTTCGTCGCCTGATGCCGAATCGCGAAGGGCTGTTCACGGTCGGCGGCGGCGTCGCCGGCCTTGCGCTCGTCACCGCGCTCCCCGTGATGACCTGGGTCGCCACCTTCGGACTCGCGATTTCGAGCGGCGCCGGCAAGCCGGATTTCATCCTCGCCGTCGTGCTTGGCGTATGCGTGTGGCCGGCGTACTCGATATGCCGCCGCCGCTACGGCGGGCCGCCGGCGATCGATCCGCCGCCGACCAGTCTCACCGATTAGGCTGTGACCTGGCCGCGTTTCCGCCTTTTGCCGAGAGCCGATAAAGCGCGATAGCGCTGTTTTGCTCGACCGGCTCGATCGTAAACCGGGCTTGCAGTTCGTCGAGTTCAGTTTTCAGCATCGCGGCGTATTGCTCCGACTCCGGCGCGCACAGCAGCACAAAGACCGGCGTCTTGGCGCGGTTCGCAGCGACGAGCAAAAACATCGCGGTTTTCGTGATGTCAGCGCCGTCGAAAACCACCGCCGGCAACGCGCCATCCCATCCGCCCGTGCGTTTTTCGAACAGCCGATGCAGATGATAGTCAGTGAAGCGCTCGCCCGGATCGGCGGTGTTGAGTCCGAGGACCTGGCGTCCCGGCAAATACAATTCGAGGAATTGCATCGAGATGTTGCTGATCACCGTCGCATTCTGCGGAACAGTCGAGTCGAGCGCCTCGAGCGCCGGCGCCATCGTCGAATCGGTGGGATTCGCATTCAGACGGCTCGCGATTACCGACATCAACGAGATCGCGAGCAAGACGTCGAGCACGATCACTCCCACCGCGCCCGCGAGCGATCTGCCGTCGCGCTCGCGGTTGCGCAGCACGCCGCGCGCCCATCGATTTCCCGCGACGATTCCAAATCCTGCGGTTGCGAACAGCACGAACGCGCCCGGAAGCAGAAATGCGATGTCGGTGAAAAGATAAACCGAGTACACCGCCAGCAGAGCGACCAGAAACCCAAGTCCGAACCACATCACGCGCTTCGCCGTGCGCATGCCCAGGTCGCGAATAGTCGCGCCGATTCCGATCGCCGCAAACGCCGCCGCCGCGAACGGGTAGAGAAAAAAGCGCGGGTCGCCGCGATCGCCCATCATCCCGTCGAGGCCGAGCAGCGTGAGCACGTACACGATC belongs to Candidatus Binatus sp. and includes:
- a CDS encoding ArsC/Spx/MgsR family protein, which translates into the protein MASMLEEPASELVRKDKRFKELGLNPDDYTDKKTVIDLLLKHPELMQRPIVIRGKRAVIARPPEKLAALL
- the rpmB gene encoding 50S ribosomal protein L28; translated protein: MRHCAYCKKHPSVGNNVSHANNKTKRRWNPNLQEVRADIGGNVRRILVCTRCIRSGKVKKSA
- the rplS gene encoding 50S ribosomal protein L19; its protein translation is MNTVIQKLEERGLRSDLPVFRVGDGLRVHVKVVEGEKERIQSFEGIVIKINRGGNRATFTVRKVSYGVGVERIFPMHSPRIEKLQVLTRNRVRRARLYYLRNLSGKAARLDAI
- a CDS encoding polymer-forming cytoskeletal protein translates to MATELNQHEQWRREGRPGANADNSAYSKLIPNDPGTAWAEEPTRVAVGRNVNVSGKLIFDGPMRIEGRFKGEVRSAELLVIAEDATVEGKICAPRLLVMGELRGDITGCERLVLGPRAKMFGNIEARNLTIREGAYLEGEVRMTGFGAAPAGARTISK
- a CDS encoding ABC transporter ATP-binding protein; translation: MSPASASDSSSIVVNAAATGAPLVRIQNLSKEFPAGSTAVFGGKRLSVKAVSNVSLEIFAGETLGLVGESGSGKSTLGRLILKLLDPTEGAVHFDGRDLSTIGRSDLRALRREMQLVFQDPYASLNPRMRVRSIVGEGLEIHKLARGKQKEERIVELLQMVGMGADSMDRYPHEFSGGQRQRIGIARALAVNPRFLVLDEPVSALDVSIQAQIINLLQDLQERLKLTYLFIAHDLRVVEHISNRVAIMYLGKIVELASRDEIYLNPRHPYTRALLSAIPTIDAAKKPERIKLPGEVPSPLNPPSGCAFHPRCPYAKDVCITHEPLLESGRSGHAVACHVFPAP
- a CDS encoding ABC transporter ATP-binding protein; amino-acid sequence: MKSLRTSFFTEAGEVRAVDGVSFSVAPGKLMGVVGESGSGKTASVLSIMRLLPESARIVGGEIVFNGRDLLKLSEPEMRHIRGAQIAMIFQEPMTSLNPVFTIGSQIGEAIRLHQRTSRAETRNRTIEALRMVGIADPERRVNDYPHQLSGGMRQRVMIAMALSCNPKVLIADEPTTALDVTIQAQILDLIRELQSRLGLAVILVTHDLGIVAEYADDVTILYAARVMEQASSVELFKNPLNPYTRGLLESIPGIDGTRHHRLQAIPGSIPSAMYPPAGCRFHPRCPRAIPNCAEVDPPLEAKVPDHYVACIRV
- a CDS encoding ABC transporter permease is translated as MSDENVIAMRLQGAAIPTVRASGVAREWRVASRTVRFSAICLVFFYLLAAASPFFAPYDPTAQNRSMPDCPPMRVHLSAPSEWSRGLLWTHPMSMKDPVERKYAEDESRRLYIHFFSGGHLFTTDSETEPYFMLGSDGLGRDLYSRIVYGARVSMCVGLLGVLISFSLGISIGALSGYVGGIVDNLIMRWSEIEMSLPSFYFLLALAAVIPSGLSTVTTFFLIVAIMSFISWAGFARIIRGMASSVRSRPYVEAARALGASRWRIITRHIVPSVLGYAIVAATLSVPGFILGESALSLLGLGIQEPAASWGNLLAQAQDVQNLARYPWILIPGIFIFLAVMSFNFLGDHLRDRLDPATSG
- a CDS encoding ABC transporter permease; protein product: MTQFLLRRLLNMIPLILGITFISFLAMSLVPGDFLSNLKMNPTITPEVIKQLQAQFGLDQPLIVRYAKWLWGVLHLNFGISLSYRVSVTSLIESRAFNTIILSASSMLFSWAIAIPIGIIVAVNQNSIWDRVLSFLAFFGMSVPSFFLAFLMMYFALKTGWFPIGGTFSVDYATLDPMSKIADRINHLILPVFVLGISGTAGLMRLMRSQILEIKNSEFVRTARAKGLSERVVIYKHVLRNALNPFITMAGYSLGDLLGGAALVEAVMNLQGLGLLLLDAVRSLDIYLVMGSVLMGTVLLLVGNLLADIALVAVDPRVDFSSVAAE